The Falco biarmicus isolate bFalBia1 chromosome 7, bFalBia1.pri, whole genome shotgun sequence genome contains the following window.
aggagatggtaaaagaccttgttgcagcttgatagtttggagagtgctgtgacaacaTTGCACATCTCATATCCTACAGACTGCATCCTATAGCCTGTACCCTGCATCTGTATCTTATATCCCACCTCCCATATTGTATGTCTTGCATGCCATACCCTGCATCCTGCATCCTATAACCTATGTCTCACACCCTATAGACTGCCCCCTGCATCTTGCCTCTTACATCCCACGTCCCACACCCCATATCCCACATTCCAtaccctctgccctgcctgctgcacctGCACCCCACCTGGAGCCCAGCCAGGCCCCTTACCCTGCTGAGAGGCAGCTTGACGATGTGGGATCTGTTGCTGGAGATTATCCTTggaaagaggagggagaggagaaggaaggtcAGACAGGCTGGTCCCATGCTCCTCTGGgagtggggctgagctgggagctgcaccAGAACCCACCCCAAGGCCGGTAGATGGTTGCAATCCCATGGGAGAAAAGGGCTGAGGATGCCTGGTTGCCTCCTACCCCATCCTGTCCCGGGGGACatggggcagcaggcaggaataTGGGGCAGTGGGATGAGGTCACACCACCCTTGGCCTTACCACTGCAGGAGGGGATGGGCCAGGGGGTCTAGCTTGTCCATCTGCTTCTTGATCTCCAGGTAGGACCCCTGGCAGAGGCAAGAAGGGGTGTGGGtgcctcccccagcacccacccaaCCACGGGCAGATGGTAACCAGCAACAAAATGCCACCCCTGGTGAAGGATCTCATGCTGGAGGGGTCTCACGTGGGGCCATGCTGGTGTACCTGGGTCATCTCCCGGATGGACATCACGCTGTCCAAAGCCTTCTGCAGCCGCTCATAGTTCTTCTTCTGCACACggagcagcagagaggcatCAGAGAGGTCCTcggggctcccccagccccatcacCCCCCAGCATCTGGGAGCATTGTCCCCCCACTGCTTACCTTGGGGTTGAAGGCAAGTGTTTTGGGGTCGTTGGGGTCCACCACGGAAGGGTAAGGCTCAAAGATGATGCTCTTGCGAGGGGACTCCAGGGCGGCACGGCACATGGCCACCAGCAGGTCCACCACCTTGGGGACAGAGTGTGGGGGTGAAGGGACAACCCTGAGGTGATGGTGTGGTCACCTGTGGTGTGCACCCCTACCTCAGCACCCGTGGCCACCTCCTCTGCCGCGCCGGACATAACGCCCAGGGTGTAGAAGGAGAAGACGCAGAGCTCCCGGGTGCACACCGCTGGCTGTGGAGGTGACAGGAGCCGTGGGGAGGGTCAGGGACAGTGACATGGGCCAAGAGCCCACACCTGCCTTGTCCCCATCACTGCACCTTGAGCATGGAGCCGTTCTGGAAAACATGCTGCTCATCGCACACCACGCAGTACTCATTGAGCGTTGGGATCCGCTGCTCCGCGTACTTCATGATCTGAGGGGGAGGACGGTGGGAGTCAGCCACCGTGGTGGCTCCGGGCAGCGGGATGGGGCTAGGTGGGGTGTGGGGCAGCAGAGAGGATGCTCctggcagtgggatggggatAAATGGGATGTGAGACAGTGGGAAGAATGCTCCAGGAAGCAGGATGGGGCTCAGCAGGacacagggcagcagggaggttCTCCGGCAGTGGGACAGGGCTGAGCGGGATGCAGGACCCTCACCTGGACGAGGAAGCCGTACTCCAGCGTAGGAACATTCTTGCAGTGGCCGCCGACCTGCGACGGAGCCGGAGCGGAGCCAGCTGCGTTATCCCCTTCCCCCCATGCACCCCCACCTCCACACAGCACCGGCAATCCCAACCCCGACCCCTGGCACAGAAGGACCCACGACGCACCAGCACCCTCCTGGGGCCACAGCTGCAGCCGGGCCGCAGCACTGAGGGGGAGGTAACACCCCGCAGGACCCCATGGCTGGTGCGCCAGCTTGCCCATGagcacccaagggtgctggggACAAGGTGCAGGGGAGAAACCCTGCACCCACAACCCAAGGATGTCCCACCACCCCATGGCAAGTGATCTGACCCTGGAACTGCCCCCCGGAatctgggaagggaaaggagaggaaagcaaacCCCGAGGCGGGGAGGCACCCACCAGGATGTTGAAGGGGGCGACAcctgcctgggtgctggggggtgggtaGCCGAAAACTTCCACCTTGGGGTTCTTCACCATACAGGAGACGGAACGGTTCATCAGGCGGTTGACACGAGCCTCGGGGATGCCCAGTTTGCCCTTCAGCACTGAATCCTGGATGACAGGGAAGCTGGGAGACCTGCAGGCACGGAATCCCCCTGAGCTCCCCAGCGTGTCACTGTCCCCTACTTCTCCATCACCTGGTTCTGAAATCAGCCTTCGGCTGGTTTTTGGGAGCAACCTCCACCTCCTCGGGCTTTGGTAGGGAGCAGCAGCATTCGAGGGGTgagtggggaaactgaggcatggtGCCAGGTCCCCAGCCACCCAAGGGTGAGGGGACAGAGGTCCCTTGGGGACACTGTCAGGGCCTTACTTGGGAATGGGGGAGAAGATGCTGAGGCCAGCGCGAAACTTCTTGATGGTGCCGCTTGTCTTGAACCAACTGTGCCGCTTCTCCTGCTGGGTCTTCAGGAAATCGTTGCTAAGATGTTTCCATTGCTGAGATGTGAACATGCCCAGGATCCTGGCAAAGAGGTGGTATGGGTGCCTGAGCAGGCTGCCGGCACCCATGGGTGCTTCGGTGCCCACTGAGCCTGGTGCTTGGGTGGTCCGTGCcacccagctcctctgcttccccaCCCAAAGCCAGCAGTGAGCCCATCATGGGGCTGCGTGGCAGATAAAATGTGGTGGCATGGGGACATGTGGCACCTTGCTGGTTTTTGGTCAAAATAGTGACACTGTGGACCACCCTGCCGACCACCCTTGCCCTGGGGATGCCCACTGCATTTTGGCTCTTACTTCTTCAGCTGCAGACCCAGCCCAAAGCCCTCCTTGTTGGATGGCTGGAAAACCTCGATGGACGGTtctgcagagagagagagagaggacaAGCTGTCGGTGCCACCCACCGGTGTGCCCATCCCAAGGGCACATGGGGACATCATATCCTGCCTGTCCCTACTCACCGGGGCCATCGAGGTACTGGGAGAGGGAGAAGCGCAGGCGGAGGACGATGGGCTCCGTCCGCAGCACCTTCCATGCTGTCGCCACCTCCTCCTGCCGAGGGAGAGCTGTGATTCAGCGCAGCTGTGGGGACCCCCACAGGGGAGGGAAATTTGGGGACCCCCAGGCACATTTCCCCaccctccctgtgccagcactgctggagcAACCCGGGGACTCACATCGAGGAAGCTGATGTTCACATGGAGGTCAATGTCCACATCATCGATGGTCCCGTACTCCCTGTGAAGACACGTGGTGCTGTGGTGAGGCTGGCACAGTGCTGGAGTCGCTGCCTGGTGCCCACcgtgccagggcaggcaggcccGCGGGGCAGTGATGGCCACATGTGGCTCCCCGTGTATCAAGTGCATGCACCCCTGAGACCAGGACGGCAGTGGGAGAGTGCCCGGATTGTGGACAGGTGCCTGGGTATGGCACAACCAGGTGCCCAGGGGATGGCATGATCAGGTGTCCAGGGGATGCTGTGGCTGGGTGTCCTGGGGATGGCACAGCCGGGTGCCCTGGGGATGCCGTGGCTGGGTGTCCTGGGGACAGTATGGCTGGGCACCCAGGGATGCCTGAAGCATGGCACAGCCAGGTGCCCCAGTGATGCCGTGGCTGGATGCCTGTGTATGGCACAGTTGGGTGCACCCACCTGACGGCCACGGCATTCTCGCTGTAGATCTCCTTCACGGCCTCGATGTCGGCGTCCAGCTGCGGGTGACGGTACAGGTCGGCAGCGCAGgtcccctgcagcacagcaccccGTGGCATCATGAGACACAGAGCTGCCCCTGCACACTCAGGCTCAGGTTGGGGGGCCCTGAGCCCCCCCATGGCACCCGTGGGACCCGTCACCTGTGGTGCCCACCTGGACGCCGTA
Protein-coding sequences here:
- the PARP6 gene encoding protein mono-ADP-ribosyltransferase PARP6 isoform X4, producing the protein MDLKGQYWTDDDSDGDNESEEFLYGVQGTCAADLYRHPQLDADIEAVKEIYSENAVAVREYGTIDDVDIDLHVNISFLDEEVATAWKVLRTEPIVLRLRFSLSQYLDGPEPSIEVFQPSNKEGFGLGLQLKKILGMFTSQQWKHLSNDFLKTQQEKRHSWFKTSGTIKKFRAGLSIFSPIPKSPSFPVIQDSVLKGKLGIPEARVNRLMNRSVSCMVKNPKVEVFGYPPPSTQAGVAPFNILVGGHCKNVPTLEYGFLVQIMKYAEQRIPTLNEYCVVCDEQHVFQNGSMLKPAVCTRELCVFSFYTLGVMSGAAEEVATGAEVVDLLVAMCRAALESPRKSIIFEPYPSVVDPNDPKTLAFNPKKKNYERLQKALDSVMSIREMTQGSYLEIKKQMDKLDPLAHPLLQWIISSNRSHIVKLPLSRQLKFMHTSHQFLLLSSPPAKEARFRTAKKLYGSTFAFHGSHIENWHSILRNGLVNASYTKLQLHGAAYGKGIYLSPISSISFGYSGMGKGQHRMPSKDELVQRYNRMNTIPQTRSIQSRFLQSRNLNCIALCEVITSKDLQKHGNIWVCPVSDHVCTRFFFVYEDGQVGDANINTQDPKIQKEIMRVIGTQVYTN
- the PARP6 gene encoding protein mono-ADP-ribosyltransferase PARP6 isoform X7, whose product is MDLKGQYWTDDDSDGDNESEEFLYGVQGTCAADLYRHPQLDADIEAVKEIYSENAVAVREYGTIDDVDIDLHVNISFLDEEVATAWKVLRTEPIVLRLRFSLSQYLDGPEPSIEVFQPSNKEGFGLGLQLKKILGMFTSQQWKHLSNDFLKTQQEKRHSWFKTSGTIKKFRAGLSIFSPIPKSPSFPVIQDSVLKGKLGIPEARVNRLMNRSVSCMVKNPKVEVFGYPPPSTQVGGHCKNVPTLEYGFLVQIMKYAEQRIPTLNEYCVVCDEQHVFQNGSMLKPAVCTRELCVFSFYTLGVMSGAAEEVATGAEVVDLLVAMCRAALESPRKSIIFEPYPSVVDPNDPKTLAFNPKKKNYERLQKALDSVMSIREMTQGSYLEIKKQMDKLDPLAHPLLQWIISSNRSHIVKLPLSRLKFMHTSHQFLLLSSPPAKEARFRTAKKLYGSTFAFHGSHIENWHSILRNGLVNASYTKLQLHGAAYGKGIYLSPISSISFGYSGMGKGQHRMPSKDELVQRYNRMNTIPQTRSIQSRFLQSRNLNCIALCEVITSKDLQKHGNIWVCPVSDHVCTRFFFVYEDGQVGDANINTQDPKIQKEIMRVIGTQVYTN
- the PARP6 gene encoding protein mono-ADP-ribosyltransferase PARP6 isoform X6; its protein translation is MDLKGQYWTDDDSDGDNESEEFLYGVQGTCAADLYRHPQLDADIEAVKEIYSENAVAVREYGTIDDVDIDLHVNISFLDEEVATAWKVLRTEPIVLRLRFSLSQYLDGPEPSIEVFQPSNKEGFGLGLQLKKILGMFTSQQWKHLSNDFLKTQQEKRHSWFKTSGTIKKFRAGLSIFSPIPKSPSFPVIQDSVLKGKLGIPEARVNRLMNRSVSCMVKNPKVEVFGYPPPSTQVGGHCKNVPTLEYGFLVQIMKYAEQRIPTLNEYCVVCDEQHVFQNGSMLKPAVCTRELCVFSFYTLGVMSGAAEEVATGAEVVDLLVAMCRAALESPRKSIIFEPYPSVVDPNDPKTLAFNPKKKNYERLQKALDSVMSIREMTQGSYLEIKKQMDKLDPLAHPLLQWIISSNRSHIVKLPLSRQLKFMHTSHQFLLLSSPPAKEARFRTAKKLYGSTFAFHGSHIENWHSILRNGLVNASYTKLQLHGAAYGKGIYLSPISSISFGYSGMGKGQHRMPSKDELVQRYNRMNTIPQTRSIQSRFLQSRNLNCIALCEVITSKDLQKHGNIWVCPVSDHVCTRFFFVYEDGQVGDANINTQDPKIQKEIMRVIGTQVYTN
- the PARP6 gene encoding protein mono-ADP-ribosyltransferase PARP6 isoform X5, with the translated sequence MDLKGQYWTDDDSDGDNESEEFLYGVQGTCAADLYRHPQLDADIEAVKEIYSENAVAVREYGTIDDVDIDLHVNISFLDEEVATAWKVLRTEPIVLRLRFSLSQYLDGPEPSIEVFQPSNKEGFGLGLQLKKILGMFTSQQWKHLSNDFLKTQQEKRHSWFKTSGTIKKFRAGLSIFSPIPKSPSFPVIQDSVLKGKLGIPEARVNRLMNRSVSCMVKNPKVEVFGYPPPSTQAGVAPFNILVGGHCKNVPTLEYGFLVQIMKYAEQRIPTLNEYCVVCDEQHVFQNGSMLKPAVCTRELCVFSFYTLGVMSGAAEEVATGAEVVDLLVAMCRAALESPRKSIIFEPYPSVVDPNDPKTLAFNPKKKNYERLQKALDSVMSIREMTQGSYLEIKKQMDKLDPLAHPLLQWIISSNRSHIVKLPLSRLKFMHTSHQFLLLSSPPAKEARFRTAKKLYGSTFAFHGSHIENWHSILRNGLVNASYTKLQLHGAAYGKGIYLSPISSISFGYSGMGKGQHRMPSKDELVQRYNRMNTIPQTRSIQSRFLQSRNLNCIALCEVITSKDLQKHGNIWVCPVSDHVCTRFFFVYEDGQVGDANINTQDPKIQKEIMRVIGTQVYTN
- the PARP6 gene encoding protein mono-ADP-ribosyltransferase PARP6 isoform X2, which produces MDLKGQYWTDDDSDGDNESEEFLYGVQGTCAADLYRHPQLDADIEAVKEIYSENAVAVREYGTIDDVDIDLHVNISFLDEEVATAWKVLRTEPIVLRLRFSLSQYLDGPEPSIEVFQPSNKEGFGLGLQLKKILGMFTSQQWKHLSNDFLKTQQEKRHSWFKTSGTIKKFRAGLSIFSPIPKSPSFPVIQDSVLKGKLGIPEARVNRLMNRSVSCMVKNPKVEVFGYPPPSTQAGVAPFNILVGGHCKNVPTLEYGFLVQIMKYAEQRIPTLNEYCVVCDEQHVFQNGSMLKPAVCTRELCVFSFYTLGVMSGAAEEVATGAEVVDLLVAMCRAALESPRKSIIFEPYPSVVDPNDPKTLAFNPKKKNYERLQKALDSVMSIREMTQGSYLEIKKQMDKLDPLAHPLLQWIISSNRSHIVKLPLSRLKFMHTSHQFLLLSSPPAKEARFRTAKKLYGSTFAFHGSHIENWHSILRNGLVNASYTKLQLHGAAYGKGIYLSPISSISFGYSGMGKGQHRMPSKDELVQRYNRMNTIPQTRSIQSRFLQSRNLNCIALCEASSPGSHHLQGPAETRQHLGLPRLGPCLHPLLLCVRRWPSGRCQHQYSGPQNPEGDHACDWDSGVHKLRAVGTSLGPPAPGEDPGRGWEGQVGFEPPGQGRDGGQRRSSTLYIGVKHPVSIRRV
- the PARP6 gene encoding protein mono-ADP-ribosyltransferase PARP6 isoform X3 codes for the protein MDLKGQYWTDDDSDGDNESEEFLYGVQGTCAADLYRHPQLDADIEAVKEIYSENAVAVREYGTIDDVDIDLHVNISFLDEEVATAWKVLRTEPIVLRLRFSLSQYLDGPEPSIEVFQPSNKEGFGLGLQLKKILGMFTSQQWKHLSNDFLKTQQEKRHSWFKTSGTIKKFRAGLSIFSPIPKSPSFPVIQDSVLKGKLGIPEARVNRLMNRSVSCMVKNPKVEVFGYPPPSTQVGGHCKNVPTLEYGFLVQIMKYAEQRIPTLNEYCVVCDEQHVFQNGSMLKPAVCTRELCVFSFYTLGVMSGAAEEVATGAEVVDLLVAMCRAALESPRKSIIFEPYPSVVDPNDPKTLAFNPKKKNYERLQKALDSVMSIREMTQGSYLEIKKQMDKLDPLAHPLLQWIISSNRSHIVKLPLSRQLKFMHTSHQFLLLSSPPAKEARFRTAKKLYGSTFAFHGSHIENWHSILRNGLVNASYTKLQLHGAAYGKGIYLSPISSISFGYSGMGKGQHRMPSKDELVQRYNRMNTIPQTRSIQSRFLQSRNLNCIALCEASSPGSHHLQGPAETRQHLGLPRLGPCLHPLLLCVRRWPSGRCQHQYSGPQNPEGDHACDWDSGVHKLRAVGTSLGPPAPGEDPGRGWEGQVGFEPPGQGRDGGQRRSSTLYIGVKHPVSIRRV
- the PARP6 gene encoding protein mono-ADP-ribosyltransferase PARP6 isoform X1; protein product: MDLKGQYWTDDDSDGDNESEEFLYGVQGTCAADLYRHPQLDADIEAVKEIYSENAVAVREYGTIDDVDIDLHVNISFLDEEVATAWKVLRTEPIVLRLRFSLSQYLDGPEPSIEVFQPSNKEGFGLGLQLKKILGMFTSQQWKHLSNDFLKTQQEKRHSWFKTSGTIKKFRAGLSIFSPIPKSPSFPVIQDSVLKGKLGIPEARVNRLMNRSVSCMVKNPKVEVFGYPPPSTQAGVAPFNILVGGHCKNVPTLEYGFLVQIMKYAEQRIPTLNEYCVVCDEQHVFQNGSMLKPAVCTRELCVFSFYTLGVMSGAAEEVATGAEVVDLLVAMCRAALESPRKSIIFEPYPSVVDPNDPKTLAFNPKKKNYERLQKALDSVMSIREMTQGSYLEIKKQMDKLDPLAHPLLQWIISSNRSHIVKLPLSRQLKFMHTSHQFLLLSSPPAKEARFRTAKKLYGSTFAFHGSHIENWHSILRNGLVNASYTKLQLHGAAYGKGIYLSPISSISFGYSGMGKGQHRMPSKDELVQRYNRMNTIPQTRSIQSRFLQSRNLNCIALCEASSPGSHHLQGPAETRQHLGLPRLGPCLHPLLLCVRRWPSGRCQHQYSGPQNPEGDHACDWDSGVHKLRAVGTSLGPPAPGEDPGRGWEGQVGFEPPGQGRDGGQRRSSTLYIGVKHPVSIRRV